From Corvus hawaiiensis isolate bCorHaw1 chromosome 11, bCorHaw1.pri.cur, whole genome shotgun sequence:
GACACTTGAGCCGCCAGCATGGAACTGGTGCCGGATCCCTGCGGTGGGGCTCTGCCTTTGTCCAGCAGGGCACCCAGGGGAGACCCTGTGTCACCGCAGGCACCTGGGCTACGAGGTCCCCAGCACCCCAGAGCcagcctgcaggcagctgtctccctgccaccaccacccGAGCTAGATGCCAGGGTGCCGCGCAGCCACTcctgtccccttcccagcccccgCAGTGGTGGCACCGGAGACACCCGAGGGGTCCGTGGGAACGACTCGGGGCCACCTTAAGTTCCCAGCGGTGACGCACAGGGGCGGTGGCCCGGGAAGGTTTaaatgctgctgcagacagcagcaggcTGCGCAGAGTGTTGCAGGCAGGAGTAGAGGTAGGAGGTAGCAAGTCAGAAAAGGGCAACGGGAGTGGCACAGCTGTCAGCATGGATGTGGACGAGGTGGCATCCACGAACGGACTGCGAACAGTAACCATCAGGAACCTGGATGGCTGGATCGCGGAGaccctgcagcccagcacagctttcTCCATGCAGGTGAAGGAGGCAGTGGGGCAAATCTGTGAATTCCTGAAGAGGAACTGCTTTGGGGATGAAATCCACGTCCAAAAGACCGTCAAGGTGAGTGCTGCCCAGCTTGGGGGCCAGCTGACACCCCTGCTGCCATCCTTCCCACTGTCccatgctccagctcctgccctgcctcagtttcccttgcCAGCTCCAGGAGTGGTGGCAGCTGATCCTGGTGCCAGCAGCGGTGCTGAACAAGCAGGGTCTCTCTCTGCAGGGTGGCTCAGCAGGAAAGGGCACAGCTCTGAAGAAAAACTCTGATGCGGATGTGGTGCTCTTCCTCAGCTGCTTACACAGCTACCAGGAGCAGAAGAAGAACAGAAAGTTTATCCTGGATTTGATCATGAAAAGGCTGAAGGCCTGCAGGGAGAGCTTGCAGTTCAATGTGTACATCAGCAAACCCAAGTACAAGGGTCCTGACAACACACCGCGCTCCCTCAGCCTTACTCTGACCTCCAAGGCGACTGGAGAGTCCATTGATATGGACATCCTGCCTGCCTATGATGCTTTGGGTAAGAGCTGCAgactggcacagggacaggcagtGCTGTCAGTGCTGGGATGGCTCTCACCCTCCTTCTCACCCCACAGGGCAGGTGACTGAGGATGCCCCACCGAATGCAGAAGTGTACGTGAGGCTCCTGCGTGCCTCCAGCCAGCCCGGAGAgttttccccctgcttcactgAGCTGCAGAAGATGTTTGTGAAGCGTCACCCCGCCAAGCTGAAGAACCTCCTGCGCCTGGTCAAGTACTGGTACAAGGAGGTGAGGGGCTGCCCAGCTTTCCCAGTTCCCACTAGACAcccctcccagccagctctcACCCCCATCTCTGTCTTCTCCCCAGCTGCTGAATCCACAGTACCCCAATGCGCACCTGCCCCCTAAGTatgccctggagctgctgaccATCTATGCCTGGGAGGAGGCCACAGGCTCCTGCGAGTCCTTTGTCATGGCTCAGGGCTTCCGCACAGTGCTGGAACTGCTGTGCCGGCACCAGGAGATCTGCATCTACTGGGAGAAGTACTACTCGCTCCAGCACAGAGAGATTGGTAACCATGTCAAGGCGTTGCTGTGCAGTCCCCGGTGAGGACCGTGCCCTGTAGGACTGCGCCCACTGACCCcatggcactgcccagggctgaCACCAATGCCCActctctgtgtttgcagccctGTCATCCTggaccctgctgac
This genomic window contains:
- the LOC125331670 gene encoding 2'-5'-oligoadenylate synthase 1-like; protein product: MDVDEVASTNGLRTVTIRNLDGWIAETLQPSTAFSMQVKEAVGQICEFLKRNCFGDEIHVQKTVKGGSAGKGTALKKNSDADVVLFLSCLHSYQEQKKNRKFILDLIMKRLKACRESLQFNVYISKPKYKGPDNTPRSLSLTLTSKATGESIDMDILPAYDALGQVTEDAPPNAEVYVRLLRASSQPGEFSPCFTELQKMFVKRHPAKLKNLLRLVKYWYKELLNPQYPNAHLPPKYALELLTIYAWEEATGSCESFVMAQGFRTVLELLCRHQEICIYWEKYYSLQHREIGNHVKALLCSPRPVILDPADPTGILGQNKNWNLMAHAAAFYCRSLPCLENVQPWDVQPARSVTIEVVQLSGTKLKKLVSPYTTIRQLKEMIQQNWGIPLYSQRLAQQESGRSNIILQDSETLAMHGIFYNTTLVLLQTEPQTMEIFVKDDKNRTTTYTVLPTDTVRQLKEQIQARQGPSANEQRLTYGSSELEDRHTLAHYDVKPMTTIYMLLRLRGGAGPQHP